In Sphingobium sp. B2D3C, a genomic segment contains:
- a CDS encoding aspartate kinase, translated as MSHSVEKIGGTSMAATTTLFDNVLIAGRKGADLYNRIFVVSAYAGMTDLLLEHKKSGEPGVYARFVADDDADGWRHAMNAVCDAMKTRNAGMFVREESLAEADAFVEMRIATVAACLDDLARLRSHGRFCLKEQLVTVRELLAGLGEAHSAHSTALLLRDRGVNAAFVDLTLWDQQDMRELDERILQAFASIDLSNTLPIVTGYAGCSEGMVRLYARGYSEMTFSRIAVLTGAREAVIHKEFHLSSADPRLVGTDKARKIGRTNYDVADQLANLGMEAIHPGAGRGLRQTEIPLRVRNAFDREDGGTLICGKYVSDTPRVEIVTGVRQAQALQFFEQDMVGVKGYDAAILEALTRHGAWIVSKASNANTITHYLSTDAPTVKRVIADLQGRYPDAAISAQPVAIVSVIGSDISRAGLLADALRALADEGVPIIAMQHQIRNVDVQFIVAVEDYETAVGALHRALVEDDAAMTEDRRAA; from the coding sequence ATGAGCCATAGTGTGGAAAAGATCGGCGGCACATCCATGGCCGCGACGACGACTTTGTTCGACAATGTGCTGATCGCCGGCCGCAAGGGCGCCGATCTCTACAACCGCATCTTCGTCGTCTCGGCCTATGCCGGCATGACCGACCTGCTGCTGGAACACAAGAAGAGCGGCGAGCCGGGGGTCTATGCCCGCTTCGTCGCGGATGACGATGCCGACGGCTGGCGCCACGCCATGAACGCGGTGTGCGATGCGATGAAGACGCGCAACGCCGGGATGTTCGTGCGCGAAGAAAGCCTCGCCGAAGCGGATGCCTTTGTCGAGATGCGGATTGCCACCGTCGCTGCCTGCCTCGATGATCTGGCGCGGCTGCGCAGTCACGGGCGCTTCTGCCTCAAGGAGCAGCTGGTGACGGTGCGCGAGCTGCTCGCTGGCCTCGGCGAGGCGCACAGCGCGCATTCGACGGCGCTGCTGCTGCGCGACCGGGGCGTCAACGCCGCGTTCGTTGATCTCACCTTGTGGGACCAGCAGGACATGCGCGAACTGGATGAGCGCATCCTGCAGGCCTTCGCGTCCATCGATCTCAGCAACACGCTGCCGATCGTGACCGGCTATGCCGGATGCAGCGAGGGCATGGTGCGGCTCTATGCCCGTGGCTATTCGGAAATGACCTTCTCGCGCATCGCGGTGCTGACCGGCGCACGCGAAGCGGTCATCCATAAGGAATTCCACCTTTCGAGCGCCGACCCGCGCCTCGTCGGGACGGACAAGGCCCGCAAGATCGGCCGCACCAATTATGACGTGGCCGATCAGCTCGCCAATCTGGGCATGGAGGCCATTCACCCCGGCGCCGGGCGGGGCTTGCGTCAGACGGAGATCCCGCTGCGCGTGCGCAATGCCTTCGACCGGGAGGATGGCGGCACGCTCATCTGCGGCAAATATGTCTCCGATACGCCGCGCGTTGAAATCGTGACCGGCGTGCGCCAGGCGCAGGCCCTGCAGTTCTTCGAGCAGGATATGGTCGGGGTGAAGGGCTATGACGCCGCGATCCTCGAGGCGTTGACTCGCCATGGCGCGTGGATCGTCAGCAAGGCCTCTAATGCCAACACCATCACCCATTATCTCTCGACGGACGCCCCGACGGTGAAGCGCGTGATCGCGGATCTGCAGGGACGCTACCCCGATGCCGCGATCTCCGCCCAGCCGGTGGCGATCGTCTCGGTGATTGGCAGCGACATCTCGCGGGCGGGGCTGCTGGCCGATGCCTTGCGCGCGCTCGCGGATGAAGGCGTGCCGATCATCGCGATGCAGCACCAGATCCGCAATGTCGACGTGCAGTTCATCGTCGCTGTCGAGGATTATGAGACCGCCGTCGGCGCTCTCCACCGCGCCTTGGTGGAGGATGACGCGGCCATGACGGAGGACCGGCGCGCGGCTTGA
- the thpD gene encoding ectoine hydroxylase gives MQDLYPSRHDSVAAFSPRRDPVVHSDWSEDAPISRAQAERFDRDGYLVLEDLFSGEEVAFLQRHAGKLLADPDALEDETVISEPGSREIRSIFRIHAQSPVLGRLAADARLAEVARFLLGDEVYIHQSRLNYKPGFRGKEFYWHSDFETWHVEDGMPRMRALSMSVLLAENTPHNGPLMLIPGSHRQFLTCVGETPQDHYRQSLKKQEYGVPDEDNLAELADTFGIVAPTGKPGSVVIFDCNIMHGSNGNITPFPRANAFLVYNAVCNRLVAPFGVETPRPAFIAARGEPQAITPVKGPLMEEALA, from the coding sequence ATGCAAGACCTCTACCCATCCCGCCACGATAGCGTGGCGGCCTTTTCGCCGCGCCGCGACCCCGTCGTTCACAGCGACTGGAGCGAGGACGCACCCATCAGCCGCGCACAGGCCGAGCGCTTCGACCGCGACGGCTATCTGGTACTGGAAGACCTGTTTTCCGGCGAGGAAGTCGCGTTCCTCCAGCGCCACGCCGGCAAGCTGCTGGCCGATCCCGATGCGCTGGAAGACGAAACGGTGATCAGCGAGCCGGGCAGCCGCGAGATCCGCTCCATCTTCCGCATCCACGCGCAAAGTCCGGTGCTCGGGCGGCTGGCCGCCGATGCGCGCCTGGCCGAGGTCGCCCGCTTCCTGCTGGGCGACGAGGTGTACATCCACCAGTCCCGGCTCAATTATAAGCCTGGCTTTCGCGGCAAGGAATTCTACTGGCACAGCGATTTCGAGACCTGGCATGTGGAGGACGGGATGCCGCGCATGCGGGCGTTGTCCATGTCCGTGCTGCTGGCCGAAAACACGCCGCATAACGGCCCGCTGATGCTGATCCCCGGATCGCATCGCCAGTTCCTCACCTGCGTCGGCGAAACGCCGCAGGACCATTATCGCCAGTCACTCAAGAAGCAGGAATATGGTGTGCCGGACGAGGACAATCTCGCCGAGCTGGCCGACACGTTCGGCATCGTGGCGCCGACCGGCAAGCCCGGATCCGTGGTGATCTTCGACTGCAACATCATGCATGGGTCGAATGGCAACATCACGCCCTTCCCGCGCGCCAATGCCTTTCTGGTCTACAATGCCGTCTGCAACCGGCTGGTCGCGCCCTTCGGCGTCGAGACGCCGCGCCCGGCCTTCATCGCCGCGCGGGGCGAGCCGCAGGCGATCACGCCTGTGAAGGGACCGTTGATGGAGGAGGCGCTGGCATGA
- a CDS encoding ectoine synthase, whose protein sequence is MIVRKLQDIRKTDRNVKSKGWESARLLLKDDDMGFSFHVTTMHAGEELHMHYQNHLEAVLVLKGTGTIEDLGTGVTHKLSPGVMYALNDHDRHIVRPETDILCACTFNPPVTGKEVHDEHGAYPADTSAPREPALAD, encoded by the coding sequence ATGATCGTTCGCAAGCTGCAGGACATCCGCAAGACGGACCGCAACGTGAAGTCCAAGGGCTGGGAGAGCGCACGCCTCCTCCTGAAGGATGACGATATGGGCTTTTCCTTCCACGTCACCACCATGCACGCCGGTGAGGAACTGCACATGCATTACCAGAACCATCTGGAGGCGGTGCTGGTCCTCAAGGGCACCGGCACCATCGAGGATCTGGGCACCGGCGTGACGCACAAGCTCTCGCCCGGCGTCATGTACGCCCTCAACGACCATGACCGGCACATCGTGCGCCCGGAGACGGACATATTGTGCGCCTGCACCTTCAATCCGCCGGTGACCGGCAAGGAAGTCCATGACGAACATGGTGCCTATCCCGCCGACACCAGTGCCCCGCGCGAGCCCGCGCTCGCCGACTGA
- the ectB gene encoding diaminobutyrate--2-oxoglutarate transaminase codes for MTANILPHPTARKPDTAIYERRESGVRSYARSMPRQFNRAQGVWMHDNQGGRYLDFLSGCSTLNYGHNHPVLKSALVDYVASDGITHGLDLHTDAKADFLAALEEVILRPRGLDYRAMFTGPTGTNAVEAAIKLARKITGREMVIAFTNGFHGMTLGALACTGNAAKRGGAGVPLSHVAHEPYDGYHGPDVDTAELLERRLSDPSSGLDAPAAILVETVQGEGGLNVASAEWLRKIAAIAKRHGALLIIDDIQAGCGRTGNFFSFEGMGFTPDIVTMAKSLSGMGLPFALTLFSPALDQWSPGEHNGTFRGNNHAFVTATAALRHFWSDDTFQQDIARRGALLERRLEAMAAEHGLSTRGRGMMRGIDVGSGEVAETITAACFAQGLIIETSGAHDEIVKVLAPLVIEDDVLSAGLDILEESIRSALSVPYGVAAE; via the coding sequence ATGACCGCCAACATCTTGCCCCACCCCACGGCTCGCAAACCCGACACCGCCATTTACGAGCGGCGGGAATCCGGCGTGCGCAGCTATGCACGCTCCATGCCGCGCCAGTTCAACCGCGCGCAGGGCGTCTGGATGCACGACAATCAGGGCGGCCGCTATCTCGACTTCCTCTCGGGCTGCTCGACGCTCAACTACGGCCATAATCATCCGGTGCTCAAAAGCGCGCTGGTCGATTATGTCGCCAGCGACGGCATCACCCACGGCCTCGACCTGCACACCGATGCGAAGGCGGATTTTCTCGCTGCGCTGGAAGAGGTCATTCTGCGCCCGCGCGGACTGGATTATCGGGCCATGTTCACCGGGCCGACCGGCACCAATGCGGTCGAGGCGGCGATCAAGCTCGCCCGCAAGATCACCGGTCGCGAGATGGTGATCGCGTTCACCAACGGCTTCCATGGCATGACGCTGGGCGCGCTGGCCTGCACCGGCAATGCCGCCAAGCGCGGTGGCGCCGGCGTGCCACTGAGCCATGTCGCGCATGAGCCATATGATGGCTATCATGGGCCGGACGTCGACACGGCCGAGCTGCTGGAACGGCGCCTGTCCGATCCGTCGAGCGGCCTCGATGCGCCGGCCGCCATTCTGGTGGAGACGGTGCAGGGCGAGGGCGGGCTCAATGTCGCGTCGGCGGAATGGCTGCGCAAGATCGCCGCGATCGCCAAGCGCCACGGCGCGCTGCTGATTATCGACGATATTCAGGCGGGCTGCGGCCGCACCGGCAACTTCTTCAGCTTCGAGGGCATGGGCTTCACACCGGACATCGTGACGATGGCGAAGTCGCTTTCCGGCATGGGCCTGCCCTTTGCGCTCACTCTGTTCAGCCCCGCGCTCGATCAATGGTCGCCGGGCGAGCATAATGGCACCTTCCGGGGCAACAACCATGCCTTCGTGACCGCCACGGCCGCGCTTCGCCATTTCTGGAGCGACGACACATTCCAGCAGGACATTGCCCGGCGCGGCGCACTGCTGGAGCGGCGGCTGGAGGCGATGGCCGCCGAACATGGCCTTTCCACCCGCGGTCGCGGCATGATGCGCGGCATCGATGTCGGCTCGGGCGAGGTCGCCGAAACCATCACCGCCGCCTGCTTTGCGCAGGGGCTCATCATCGAAACCAGCGGCGCGCATGACGAGATCGTGAAGGTGCTCGCGCCTCTCGTGATCGAGGACGACGTGCTGTCGGCCGGCCTCGACATTCTCGAGGAGAGCATCCGGTCCGCGCTGAGCGTCCCTTATGGCGTCGCCGCAGAGTAA
- the ectA gene encoding diaminobutyrate acetyltransferase, which translates to MSLRKPAATDGPAVSALIAASPPLDANSAYCNLLQCTDFADSCAVAECDGALVGWVSGYRVPQSPETLFVWQVAIAASMRGHGLAGRMMESLLARPQQHGVTHITTTITRDNRASWALFEGLARRWNVPIEKTARFGREPHFAGAHATEWQARLGPLPHLAAATEEGTLTA; encoded by the coding sequence ATCTCGCTTCGAAAGCCCGCCGCCACGGACGGGCCTGCCGTCAGTGCCCTGATTGCCGCATCACCACCGCTGGATGCGAACTCCGCCTATTGCAACCTCCTGCAATGCACCGATTTCGCCGATAGCTGTGCTGTGGCGGAATGCGATGGCGCGCTGGTGGGCTGGGTGTCTGGCTATCGCGTGCCACAATCGCCCGAGACGTTGTTCGTCTGGCAGGTGGCCATCGCCGCCTCCATGCGGGGCCATGGCCTCGCAGGGCGGATGATGGAGTCCTTGCTGGCGCGCCCGCAGCAGCATGGCGTGACCCACATCACGACCACGATCACGCGGGACAACCGTGCATCCTGGGCGCTGTTCGAAGGACTGGCGCGGCGGTGGAACGTCCCCATCGAGAAGACCGCGCGCTTTGGGCGCGAGCCGCATTTTGCCGGAGCGCACGCCACCGAGTGGCAGGCGCGCCTCGGCCCGCTGCCTCATCTGGCAGCCGCAACAGAAGAAGGAACGCTGACAGCATGA
- a CDS encoding MarR family winged helix-turn-helix transcriptional regulator encodes MSLDIASSTLRALRRILRATDIGSRQLATATGLTPSQLLVLREIAAAPSATPSAIAQSLQFSQATITAIVDRLVALGFVQRERSERDKRQFHLNVLAAGETALAEAPDPLQATFTERFSALPVWEQAMVLAATERLAMLMDAEHIDAAPLLDSGPIDRARPHSS; translated from the coding sequence ATGAGCCTCGATATTGCTTCATCCACTTTACGCGCCTTGCGACGGATTCTCCGCGCCACGGACATCGGCAGCCGCCAACTCGCCACGGCGACCGGCCTCACCCCCTCGCAACTGCTGGTGCTGCGGGAAATCGCCGCCGCCCCCTCCGCCACGCCAAGCGCGATTGCCCAATCGCTGCAGTTCAGCCAGGCCACCATCACGGCGATCGTAGACCGCCTTGTCGCCTTGGGCTTTGTCCAGCGGGAGCGCAGCGAACGCGACAAGCGGCAGTTCCATCTGAATGTTCTGGCGGCGGGAGAAACCGCTCTCGCAGAAGCGCCCGACCCCCTTCAGGCGACCTTTACCGAGCGCTTCTCAGCTCTGCCCGTCTGGGAACAGGCGATGGTCCTCGCCGCGACCGAGCGTCTCGCCATGTTGATGGACGCCGAACATATCGACGCAGCGCCCTTGCTCGACAGCGGCCCCATCGACCGGGCGCGGCCGCATTCATCCTGA
- a CDS encoding PAS domain S-box protein yields MPARAQHLASADLAFLAGGGECAALIRDRDWSATPLGPIEDWAPCLKCAVSLLLRSQVPIVMLWGEEGVMLYNDAYSGFAGGRHPELLGSNVREGWGEVADFNDNVMKVGLAGKTLHYRDQELTLHRHGRPEQVWMDLDYSPVLDEEGQPAGVICILAETTERVAAERKTAFLMSLSDALRPLTTPADVIALTAERLGAYLSASRVFYAEITDGRMTVERDHHRGVGSIVGEHSLEAFGPDLLNAYRVGTPVVVRDVQADARLSAEAKAGLGAREVGAFVDVVLFEEKQWVGLLAVQNATPRVWTAEEETLVQEVGERVKVAVERARSERDRLWTLSQDMLARADFTGMMSAVSPAWTQVLGWTEAELLTRGYATFMHPEDMPPTLEAIERMAQTGEPTRFENRIATRDGGWKHIEWTVAPEPDGVNFVAVGRDLSETKARNAELEAARDALRQSQKMEAIGQLTGGVAHDFNNLLMAIMSSLSLLGKRIPDDPMSKRLLDNAQQGAERGAALTQRMLAFARRQDLSPEPVNVSSLLDGLKELAQRTLGPLWPLEFHGVADGPFIVADPNQIEMALLNLLVNARDASPDGGTIRIETDTKRIAPGESAELAPGSYVRILVIDQGTGMDAETLARATEPFFTTKGVGKGTGLGLSMIHGLVRQLGGTFTLTSAPGIGTTAALWFPVSSDDANRPAREAEPALSADGTVRPLKILAVDDDPLILMNTAAFLEDLGHQVWEADCAADALKILRDNPGIDLLVTDQAMPNMTGVQLAMQLMAEDIRLPIILATGYGEVPTDSGLNVLKLGKPFSQGELKAAIARAMAEVRQAL; encoded by the coding sequence ATGCCTGCGCGCGCTCAACATCTGGCCTCTGCCGATCTGGCCTTCCTGGCTGGCGGGGGCGAGTGCGCTGCGTTGATCAGGGACAGGGACTGGAGCGCCACGCCACTCGGTCCGATCGAAGACTGGGCGCCCTGCCTCAAATGCGCCGTTTCGCTGCTGCTTCGCTCGCAGGTGCCGATCGTGATGTTGTGGGGCGAGGAAGGCGTCATGCTGTATAACGACGCCTATTCCGGCTTCGCGGGCGGGCGCCACCCCGAGCTTCTGGGTTCCAATGTTCGGGAAGGATGGGGCGAGGTCGCCGACTTCAACGACAATGTCATGAAGGTCGGGCTGGCCGGCAAGACGCTCCATTATCGCGACCAGGAATTAACGCTGCACCGCCACGGCCGGCCCGAGCAGGTGTGGATGGACCTCGATTATTCGCCGGTGCTCGATGAGGAGGGCCAACCGGCGGGCGTCATCTGCATTCTCGCCGAAACGACCGAACGCGTCGCCGCCGAGCGCAAGACAGCGTTCTTGATGTCGCTGTCCGACGCGTTGCGCCCTTTGACCACGCCGGCCGACGTCATTGCCCTGACGGCGGAACGCCTTGGCGCGTATCTCTCGGCCAGCCGGGTGTTCTACGCGGAAATCACCGACGGCCGCATGACCGTCGAGCGCGATCATCATCGCGGTGTCGGGTCGATTGTTGGCGAACATTCGCTCGAAGCCTTCGGCCCGGACCTGCTGAACGCCTATCGCGTCGGCACGCCCGTGGTGGTGCGCGATGTGCAGGCCGACGCGCGCCTGAGCGCCGAGGCAAAGGCCGGCCTTGGCGCCCGCGAGGTCGGCGCCTTCGTGGACGTGGTGCTGTTCGAGGAGAAGCAGTGGGTGGGCCTGCTCGCGGTCCAGAATGCCACGCCGCGGGTCTGGACGGCGGAGGAAGAAACGCTCGTTCAGGAGGTGGGCGAACGCGTGAAGGTCGCTGTGGAGCGCGCGCGCTCGGAGCGGGACCGCCTGTGGACCTTGTCGCAGGACATGCTCGCGCGCGCCGATTTCACCGGCATGATGTCAGCCGTGAGCCCCGCCTGGACGCAGGTTCTGGGCTGGACGGAAGCCGAGCTGCTCACTCGCGGTTACGCGACATTCATGCATCCCGAAGACATGCCGCCCACGCTGGAAGCCATTGAGCGCATGGCCCAAACCGGGGAGCCCACGCGGTTCGAGAACCGCATTGCGACGCGCGATGGCGGCTGGAAGCATATCGAGTGGACCGTCGCGCCGGAGCCCGATGGCGTGAACTTCGTCGCGGTCGGCCGTGACCTGAGCGAAACCAAGGCCCGCAATGCGGAGCTCGAAGCGGCGCGAGATGCGCTGCGGCAGAGCCAGAAGATGGAAGCCATCGGCCAGCTGACCGGCGGCGTCGCGCATGATTTCAACAACTTGCTGATGGCCATCATGAGCAGCCTCTCGCTGCTCGGCAAGCGGATCCCCGATGACCCCATGTCGAAGCGGCTCCTCGACAATGCCCAGCAGGGCGCCGAGCGCGGCGCAGCCCTGACCCAGCGCATGCTGGCCTTTGCGCGGCGGCAGGACCTCTCGCCCGAACCGGTCAACGTCTCCTCGCTGCTCGACGGGCTCAAGGAACTGGCGCAGCGGACGCTGGGGCCGCTCTGGCCGCTCGAATTTCACGGCGTTGCGGACGGCCCCTTCATCGTCGCCGACCCCAACCAGATCGAGATGGCGCTGCTCAACCTGCTGGTGAACGCGCGCGATGCCTCACCCGATGGCGGCACGATCCGGATCGAGACGGATACCAAGCGGATTGCGCCGGGCGAATCGGCCGAACTGGCGCCGGGCAGCTATGTGCGCATTCTGGTCATAGACCAGGGCACGGGGATGGATGCCGAGACGCTGGCGCGGGCGACCGAGCCATTCTTCACCACCAAGGGCGTTGGCAAGGGGACGGGCCTTGGCCTGTCGATGATCCATGGCCTTGTGCGCCAGCTCGGAGGCACCTTTACCCTGACGAGCGCACCCGGCATCGGGACGACGGCGGCGCTCTGGTTCCCCGTCTCCAGCGACGACGCCAACCGGCCGGCACGGGAGGCGGAGCCCGCGCTGTCTGCGGACGGCACGGTTCGCCCGCTCAAAATTCTCGCCGTGGACGATGATCCGCTCATCCTGATGAACACGGCGGCGTTCCTGGAAGATCTCGGCCATCAGGTGTGGGAAGCCGATTGCGCGGCCGATGCTCTCAAGATCTTGCGGGACAATCCGGGCATCGACCTGCTTGTCACCGATCAGGCCATGCCGAACATGACCGGCGTGCAGCTTGCTATGCAGCTGATGGCCGAGGACATCCGCCTGCCGATCATCCTCGCCACGGGCTATGGCGAGGTGCCGACGGATAGCGGCCTTAACGTCCTCAAGCTGGGCAAGCCTTTCTCGCAGGGTGAGCTGAAGGCGGCCATCGCCCGCGCCATGGCGGAAGTCCGGCAGGCTCTGTAA
- a CDS encoding NAD(P)H-dependent flavin oxidoreductase: MSVPESLRRGLRLPVIGAPLFIISNPDLVIAQCKAGIIGAMPSLNARAPDRLEDWLERVVTELAAHDAAHPEAPAAPFAVNLIVHRSNPRLMEDLAICARFKVPLIITSLGANEEVNAAVKAWGGLVFHDVINQRFAHKAVEKGADGLILVAAGAGGHAGSQSPFALVAETRAWFDGPIALSGAIATGSGIAAAQAMGADFAYIGSAFIATQEARASAAYKQGIVDGQAADIVYSDYFTGVSGNYLRASILAQGLDPDALPASDPSAMDFAAATGAKAWKDIWGAGQGIGAVTDVVPAAALIARFAAEYEDARRRLCAS; the protein is encoded by the coding sequence GTGTCCGTTCCCGAGAGCCTTCGCCGTGGTTTGCGTCTGCCCGTCATCGGCGCGCCGCTGTTCATCATCTCCAATCCCGATCTGGTGATCGCGCAGTGCAAGGCGGGCATCATCGGTGCCATGCCCTCGCTGAATGCCCGCGCGCCGGACCGGCTCGAGGACTGGCTGGAGCGCGTCGTCACCGAACTCGCGGCGCATGATGCCGCCCACCCCGAGGCGCCGGCCGCGCCCTTTGCCGTCAATCTCATCGTTCATCGCTCCAACCCGCGCCTGATGGAGGATCTCGCGATCTGCGCCCGCTTCAAGGTGCCGCTGATCATCACCTCGCTGGGCGCAAATGAGGAGGTGAATGCAGCGGTGAAGGCCTGGGGCGGCCTCGTCTTCCATGACGTCATCAATCAGCGCTTCGCTCACAAGGCGGTCGAAAAGGGGGCGGATGGCCTGATCCTGGTGGCGGCGGGCGCAGGCGGCCATGCCGGCAGCCAGTCGCCCTTCGCGCTGGTGGCGGAGACGCGGGCGTGGTTCGACGGGCCAATCGCCCTTTCCGGCGCCATCGCCACGGGCAGCGGCATCGCTGCCGCGCAGGCGATGGGCGCGGACTTTGCCTATATCGGCTCGGCCTTCATCGCCACGCAGGAAGCGCGGGCCAGCGCCGCCTACAAGCAGGGCATCGTGGACGGGCAGGCGGCGGACATCGTCTATTCGGATTACTTCACGGGCGTCTCCGGCAATTATCTGCGCGCGTCCATCCTCGCACAGGGGCTGGACCCGGACGCGCTACCCGCAAGCGATCCCTCGGCGATGGACTTCGCTGCGGCGACAGGCGCCAAGGCGTGGAAAGACATTTGGGGCGCAGGCCAAGGCATTGGCGCGGTCACCGATGTCGTGCCGGCCGCTGCGCTCATCGCGCGATTCGCCGCGGAATATGAGGATGCGCGCCGCCGCCTTTGCGCATCGTGA
- a CDS encoding helix-turn-helix transcriptional regulator — protein sequence MDSVDARANLERLIQQRGESYGSISRLLGRNPAYIQQFVKRGSPRKLDEADRQLLARFFGVEEALLGGSSALTPNPMRHSAPLPRGLIAVPRLALGASAGVGALVEDEAAAGALAFDMRWLRALGGQPDQLSIIRVDGESMAPTLSDGDDIMVDRADGIDRLRDGIYVLRMDDVLMVKRVALAPRRGLFSIRSDNPLYPTWEDVDPALVNIVGRVIWAGRRVG from the coding sequence ATGGACAGCGTCGATGCGAGAGCCAATCTGGAGCGGCTGATTCAACAGCGTGGGGAAAGCTATGGCAGCATTTCCCGCCTGCTCGGTCGCAATCCGGCCTATATTCAGCAGTTCGTGAAGCGCGGCTCGCCCCGCAAGCTGGACGAGGCCGATCGCCAGCTGCTCGCCCGCTTCTTTGGCGTCGAGGAGGCGCTGCTCGGCGGCTCTTCAGCACTGACGCCCAACCCGATGAGACACAGCGCACCCCTGCCGCGCGGGCTCATCGCAGTTCCCCGACTCGCTCTCGGTGCCTCTGCCGGCGTCGGCGCGCTGGTCGAGGATGAGGCGGCGGCCGGCGCGCTGGCCTTCGACATGCGCTGGCTGAGGGCCTTGGGCGGCCAGCCCGATCAGCTCTCCATCATCCGCGTCGATGGCGAGTCGATGGCTCCCACGCTCAGCGATGGCGACGACATCATGGTCGATCGGGCCGATGGCATCGATCGGCTGCGCGATGGCATTTATGTGCTGCGCATGGATGATGTGCTGATGGTCAAGCGCGTCGCGCTCGCGCCCCGCCGCGGGCTCTTCTCGATCCGCAGCGACAACCCGCTCTATCCCACATGGGAGGATGTCGACCCCGCCCTCGTCAATATCGTCGGTCGCGTGATCTGGGCCGGGCGCCGGGTGGGCTGA
- a CDS encoding class I SAM-dependent methyltransferase: MLRGRDARRSAALVLLLGPALLSGCDSLAPASSGRPDTAEAFPRADRPVAPIISTRWSTEEARDRVNEAEEIMDRAGIAPGMTVADIGAGEGYYTVRLATRVGPRGRVLGQDIIAEVIDQLGQRVTRENRDNVSVKLGTPDDPRLPEHSFDRVLMVHMYHEIAEPYAFLWRLYPALKPGGQVVVVDIDRPTEHHGTPPALLRCEFEAIGFRFVGMEGRTAAGGYLARFEPGERRVEPSEIRPCRLARRGRPG, from the coding sequence ATGCTGCGCGGGCGGGATGCGCGGCGCTCAGCCGCGCTGGTCCTGCTGCTTGGCCCTGCCTTGCTCTCGGGCTGCGATTCGCTCGCGCCGGCGTCCAGTGGCCGGCCTGACACGGCCGAAGCCTTCCCCCGCGCCGACCGGCCGGTCGCACCGATCATCTCGACGCGCTGGTCCACGGAGGAGGCGCGCGACCGGGTCAACGAGGCCGAGGAGATCATGGACCGCGCCGGCATCGCGCCGGGCATGACCGTGGCCGACATCGGTGCGGGTGAGGGATACTACACCGTGCGGCTCGCCACACGCGTGGGGCCGAGGGGCCGCGTGCTCGGGCAGGACATCATCGCCGAGGTGATCGACCAGCTCGGCCAGCGAGTGACCCGGGAGAATCGTGACAATGTCAGCGTCAAGCTCGGCACGCCGGACGATCCGCGCCTGCCGGAGCACAGCTTCGACCGGGTGCTGATGGTGCACATGTATCATGAGATCGCCGAGCCCTACGCCTTTCTCTGGCGGCTCTATCCCGCGCTCAAGCCCGGCGGGCAGGTGGTGGTGGTCGATATCGACCGCCCGACCGAGCATCATGGCACGCCGCCGGCGCTGCTGCGCTGTGAGTTCGAAGCGATCGGCTTCCGCTTCGTCGGCATGGAAGGCCGGACGGCGGCGGGCGGCTATCTGGCGCGTTTCGAGCCCGGCGAACGCCGTGTCGAGCCGAGCGAAATCAGGCCGTGCCGCCTCGCGCGCCGCGGTCGCCCCGGATAG